TACAATGATTAACATGACATGCATTTAATTAGAAACATGTCTAAATTACATTCGAAGAATAGATAGCCGTAGCCACTATCCAATTCCATcgttttcaaacattttttatggTAAACTGcgtataaaagaaataagtaaaAGAGAAAGCTACAAAGCACAAAAGGGTCAGAGTcagattttacaaaaataaaatgtagtgagaaaaaaaggaataagaaaAACGCACGGTGAGGTTGAATTCGGAGCAAATTCCGAGGGCGTGATCGAGTACGGCGTTGGTGATGCGCTTTTGGTGCGCTTCAATGGCTGCAGTGAAAGCAGGAACTTCGAGATCACCTGAGGAGAAATCAAAGAAGTATTGGATCAATGCATTGACTTCAACTTAGAGAAGATAATCGATtagataattaagaaaaaaatatcgcGGATTCGATCCTgttaataaaaaacttaaactcAAAGATTGAATTGAAAGGTTAGGATGGGAATTAGAGAGAATGTAATGTACGGAACTGGGGCCACCGAAGGGGATGGCACCGGGATTGAGGCCAGTGGCGATGGAGGGCGGGGATTGGACGTGGAAGACGGTGAAGGAAGGAGCATCGGTGGAATCGGGTGCAGGGGATCGGAGCTTGAGGTTGTTCAGTGCCCAACGCAGCGCGTTCATGCTTTCCTCGCTGCCATCCACAGCTACCAACACGCAACTAAGGTTTCCTCCACTCGACATCTCTATCAGGTTTGGTTTCTCAGATGTGTCTGTCGTGTTCGCTTCTGGCCGATGATGAttgttgtttctctctctcctctctctttttctttgacttTGCTTGCTCCTGTTCGATTCGGACACCTCTTTGACTCGTTGCTTATCAAATTGTTGGCTTTTATTCACCGTTTTTAGAATTAGTTAAGGTAGGAGTTAGTATTgagtaaattatttattgaaccaATTACATTGACAATtttgataagataaaataaaatatatatttattgtaaaattaaaaattttaaccatcaattttatttcaaattattttaaatgatacaatccactctttaaatttttaaaagattcaatttgatatttaaatttttaaaaataaatcaatttgatctctaaacttttaaaaatttaatttaatttttaattttttttaaaataaatcaatttattctttaaatttttatgaacttgaggattaaattaaacatttttaaaatttatgaatgaaattaatttatttttaagaatttaagaattaaattaaatttctttgaaaatttgaaaaccaaattaatccgtttaaaataattcagaaaacaattaagaattaagttattttaaaatgtactaacagaaaaaaattccaaaactcGTTCAACGTGATATCTTTTCTTTATTCAAAGTTCAATAGATGGATCGTAgacattagtttattttattttattttggaaaccACTTATTGTTTATCTTGTTCAAAATActacattttattaaaatatggtGTATGTTGATAAATACGTCATGTGTATTAGTtccaaatgaaaaataaaaagcttttgtaaaaaaaatatcaatacatTCTTCTTATATAAACATGTCATAAAATCACTTTATAGGTGGTTGtaccacattttttttatcctatgATTTATTCAATCTTTACATTAATACCATGTATTTTTCACACTAAATCAACCCTCTTCCTAATTAGGAGCTCCCCACCACTTTCACCACCAACAAGTGAGTTTGTCGTTGTCACTATCGTCATTACGTGTAATAATTGTTATTCAAGAGTACAAATGTATTAAAAAGTAGCGACATGTCTCTAATTTTATGGTTTCTTTTGTGAGATTtgtaaataattgattttgtttgagTTTTATATAGTGGAGGCTTCATTTTGATGAttgatattgttattatttagatttgtaGGTTTAGGAAAGGAAGATTTGGAAGTGTTGCTAAAGAACTCGCTCAGCGAGCCAAATTAGCTAAGCGAGGCTAATCCGCTTAGCGAGGAAGCCAACTCGCCTAGCAAGAGAAGACCCCTAGAGAATGTAAAGTCAGAGAGCAGCGTGCTAAGCGTGCAGCCAATTCGCTCAGCAAAACCATTGTCTCTTCTCGCACTTAGCGCATCCACATGCGCTAAGCACCCAATCACTAACTCTCGCTCAGCGAGACATGCTCGTTGAGCGCACATTCATAATCTGAGAAGCCTAAAAGTCTTTAAAGTtgaaaaagaaagggaaaccAAGAGACATGCAGTGGGGGTGAGAAGAAAAACAGAGCATCAAGGCTAAGGGAAGAAAATGAAGTTGTTTTCTTCATACCCTCACTTCACCACTCCATTTATATCATGTTTTTAACCTTGTAATATGGAGAGCTAAACACTTCATTGTTGGAGAGTTTTTCCACTGAGCACTCTTTATGTAAAAactctaactatctatttaatattatttgctaGTGTTCTCTATTTGTATCTGtggttatttttcatatatgtggcttgatcatccatTTATATACTTTGTTAGGATTTAAGTGTTGGGAAATGCTTTTAgtccttagaacttggtagaaCAGCTATAAGCCTTCATTTCTAGGAATAGTGTGAAGTAATCTAGTAGAATTTGCATCTCATGCGTTATGTGGCTCGCTTAGACTAaatttgttgaggaatcaagaatGAAACTAAGAGGGTTAAGCTCTTTCATGTGAGGGATTGCAGTTAGAGTAAATTTGACGGTGCAAGAACATTGGGataatgttaaatagagaaaaacttcATTAACCACGTCAAGAGAAAGTTCAGTAGAAAACTCTCCAACATATTCACCTTGGTATTTGTTTCGATCCAAACTCAGCATTTATTTTGAGCATTTGTTTTTaagttaacaaaaattattatagttTACTTGATGACGTGAATGAGTTGCTTCATTTCATTTTACGTCAACTAAAAATTGTTTACAAACTGAATATGCGTCAttgaagaacaagaaatttcctgtggatacgatactcggtcttaccgttttaattactacttgaacgaattggtgcacttgccaatcgACCAACAACGTGTTATCAAACACTCATCCATTGCTTCCACCATCATCTATAGAAAGTCCATTGGTGTACATATATCAATGTCGTGATAATAATTGCCACTCTAATCGATAACTTCGATATGATTATCATTGTATTGCATACAAATTCATCTTCCTCTCTCACCTCATGAAGGAGAACAAGGCCTATGCATACCCCACCTTTGCATTGCCAAACTACACATCCTCATCTTCGCCTTGTCGGAAAGATtcaaatacatgtgtattgccACCACCCTTTGCTATTGTTGTTTTCAGGAA
The genomic region above belongs to Glycine max cultivar Williams 82 chromosome 14, Glycine_max_v4.0, whole genome shotgun sequence and contains:
- the LOC100805479 gene encoding universal stress protein PHOS34, which translates into the protein MSSGGNLSCVLVAVDGSEESMNALRWALNNLKLRSPAPDSTDAPSFTVFHVQSPPSIATGLNPGAIPFGGPSDLEVPAFTAAIEAHQKRITNAVLDHALGICSEFNLTSKVRTHVLVGDPKEKICEAVQDLNADVLVMGSRAFGPIKRMFLGSVSNYCAHHSPCPVIIIKEKDIVNKRN